Proteins from one Catalinimonas alkaloidigena genomic window:
- the ilvN gene encoding acetolactate synthase small subunit, producing the protein MQSNGHHDPERTFIISVLTENRSGLLNAITIIFTRRKINIDSINVSETEVAGVSRYTIVVKMTRERAEKLVKQIRRVIDVLGAFLYEEEETHFQEMALYRVPLEVFMNGNRVETMIRRHFARVLVIEREYVIIEKTGMRQEIRQLYEELKPFGLIEFVQSARVSISKSKRRTETFLEELEALSANSLSRN; encoded by the coding sequence ATGCAAAGCAACGGACACCACGACCCGGAACGCACGTTTATCATTTCGGTCCTGACCGAAAACCGGAGCGGTCTGCTCAATGCCATCACCATCATCTTCACCCGCCGCAAAATCAACATCGACAGCATCAACGTGTCGGAGACGGAAGTGGCCGGCGTGAGCCGCTACACGATCGTCGTGAAAATGACGCGCGAACGGGCCGAGAAACTGGTGAAGCAGATTCGGCGCGTCATTGACGTACTGGGTGCGTTCCTGTACGAAGAAGAAGAGACGCATTTTCAGGAAATGGCGCTCTACCGCGTGCCGCTGGAAGTGTTTATGAACGGCAACCGGGTCGAAACCATGATTCGTCGCCACTTTGCGCGGGTGCTGGTGATCGAGCGCGAGTACGTGATCATCGAGAAAACCGGCATGCGGCAGGAGATCCGGCAGCTGTACGAAGAGTTGAAGCCGTTCGGCCTGATCGAGTTCGTGCAGTCGGCCCGCGTCTCCATTTCCAAGTCGAAGCGGCGTACCGAAACCTTCTTGGAAGAACTGGAAGCCCTCAGCGCCAATTCGTTAAGCAGAAATTAA
- a CDS encoding dipeptidase, producing the protein MFTIDAHLDLSMNAMEWNRDLRQSVFDLRKREQGLTDKPDRGKGTVAFPELRQGEVGLVVATQIARFVAPGNPLPGWHSPEQAWAQTQGQLAWYQSMEEAGELVQVKDLAALEQHVALWTDGEDSAHKPIGYILSLEGADSLVTLNHLERAYAQGLRALGPAHYGPGRYAQGTDATGGLGKPGRALLKEMEALNLILDATHLCDDSFREAMDHFQGHVWASHHNCRALVNHNRQFTDEQLKELIDRGAVIGAPMDAWMIVPNWVRGKSTPEGMDCSLDRLIDHMDHICQLAGNARHIGIGSDLDGAFGKEQSPYDLETIADLQTIPDKLAQRGYTPEDIKSVMHGNWLRFLRHAWRV; encoded by the coding sequence ATGTTTACCATTGATGCGCACCTCGACCTGAGCATGAACGCGATGGAGTGGAACCGTGACTTACGCCAGTCTGTGTTCGACCTTCGGAAGCGAGAGCAGGGCCTGACCGATAAGCCCGACCGTGGAAAAGGCACCGTGGCGTTTCCCGAACTTCGTCAGGGTGAGGTGGGGCTGGTCGTTGCCACACAAATTGCCCGGTTTGTCGCACCCGGCAATCCGTTACCCGGCTGGCATTCGCCCGAACAGGCGTGGGCCCAGACGCAGGGACAACTGGCGTGGTATCAGTCTATGGAAGAAGCGGGCGAGCTGGTGCAGGTGAAAGACCTGGCAGCCCTGGAGCAGCACGTCGCGTTGTGGACGGACGGTGAGGATTCGGCTCACAAACCCATTGGCTATATCCTAAGCCTGGAGGGCGCCGACTCGCTGGTGACCCTCAACCACCTGGAGCGCGCTTACGCGCAGGGATTGCGTGCCCTGGGGCCTGCTCACTACGGCCCCGGCCGCTACGCCCAGGGAACGGACGCCACCGGCGGATTGGGCAAACCGGGACGCGCTTTATTGAAAGAAATGGAAGCCCTCAACCTCATTCTGGATGCGACCCACCTCTGCGACGATAGTTTTCGGGAGGCGATGGACCATTTTCAGGGTCACGTGTGGGCCAGCCACCACAACTGCCGGGCGTTGGTCAACCACAACCGCCAGTTCACCGATGAGCAACTGAAAGAACTGATCGACCGGGGCGCGGTGATCGGCGCCCCGATGGATGCTTGGATGATCGTACCTAATTGGGTGCGCGGCAAATCCACGCCTGAAGGGATGGACTGTTCACTGGACCGGCTGATCGACCACATGGACCACATCTGCCAACTCGCCGGCAATGCCCGGCACATCGGCATCGGTTCCGACCTGGACGGTGCGTTTGGCAAGGAACAGTCACCCTACGACCTGGAAACCATCGCCGATCTGCAAACCATTCCGGACAAACTCGCGCAACGCGGTTACACGCCGGAAGACATCAAGAGCGTCATGCACGGAAACTGGCTGCGGTTTCTGCGCCACGCCTGGCGGGTATAA
- a CDS encoding D-TA family PLP-dependent enzyme: protein MTEWYPIANAEAVDSPALLVYADRVRANIRVAIGMVGDVNRLRPHVKTHKMAEVARMMMDESIRKFKCATIAEAEMLALVQAPDVLLAYQPIGPKIDRLRKLVEQYPDTQFACLVDNVAAARALAVAFYEAGQTLPVLLDLNVGQNRTGIVPENALALYQACAELEGIAPVGLHAYDGHLRDPDLAVRQQQCDEGFVRVKTLVDQLTAQEFAAPVVVAGGSPSFPIHARRDGVEASPGTFIFWDWGYRTILPEQPFQFAALVLTRVISRIDATTLCLDLGHKSIAAENPFPRVKFLNAPDAQPVSQSEEHLVVQVEATSPYRVGDVFYGVPIHICPTVALYDTAQIVQNGRVEDHWRVVARDRFIHI, encoded by the coding sequence ATGACAGAGTGGTATCCCATTGCAAATGCCGAGGCGGTGGACTCGCCGGCGCTGCTGGTCTATGCAGACCGCGTGCGCGCCAACATCCGTGTCGCCATCGGTATGGTCGGTGACGTGAACCGGCTACGGCCGCACGTGAAAACGCACAAGATGGCCGAAGTGGCCCGGATGATGATGGACGAAAGCATCCGCAAGTTCAAATGCGCCACCATTGCCGAAGCGGAGATGCTGGCGTTGGTGCAAGCCCCTGACGTGCTGCTGGCGTACCAGCCCATCGGCCCGAAAATCGATCGGTTGCGGAAACTGGTGGAACAATATCCAGACACACAGTTTGCCTGTCTGGTCGACAATGTGGCCGCCGCGCGGGCTTTAGCCGTGGCATTTTACGAAGCGGGCCAAACCCTCCCGGTGTTGCTGGACCTGAACGTAGGACAAAACCGGACGGGCATTGTGCCCGAAAACGCACTGGCTCTGTATCAAGCGTGTGCGGAACTAGAAGGCATTGCCCCGGTGGGACTTCATGCCTACGACGGGCACTTACGCGACCCTGACCTGGCGGTGCGCCAGCAACAATGCGACGAGGGGTTCGTGCGGGTAAAAACGCTGGTAGACCAACTAACGGCACAGGAATTTGCAGCTCCGGTAGTGGTGGCCGGAGGCTCGCCGTCGTTTCCCATTCACGCCCGGCGCGACGGCGTAGAAGCCAGCCCCGGTACGTTCATCTTCTGGGACTGGGGGTACCGCACCATTCTGCCCGAACAGCCGTTTCAGTTTGCGGCCCTGGTGCTGACCCGCGTCATCTCCCGCATCGACGCGACCACCCTCTGCTTGGATCTGGGCCACAAATCCATCGCCGCCGAAAATCCGTTTCCCCGCGTCAAGTTTCTGAACGCACCCGATGCCCAGCCTGTCTCGCAAAGCGAGGAGCATCTGGTGGTGCAGGTCGAAGCGACTTCGCCCTATCGGGTAGGGGATGTGTTTTACGGCGTGCCCATCCACATTTGCCCGACAGTAGCCTTGTACGATACGGCCCAGATCGTGCAAAACGGCCGGGTAGAAGACCACTGGCGCGTCGTGGCGCGTGACCGTTTCATTCATATTTAA
- the atpC gene encoding ATP synthase F1 subunit epsilon: MYVEIITPDRRVYAGEATSVRFPGSDGSFEVLNNHAAMIAALGRGDVRILTDTGAEKHIHIDGGVVEVLRNQVSVLAEAVISNE, encoded by the coding sequence ATGTACGTTGAAATCATCACCCCCGACCGCCGTGTTTATGCCGGAGAAGCCACGTCCGTACGGTTTCCGGGGAGCGACGGTTCGTTCGAAGTGTTGAACAACCACGCCGCCATGATTGCTGCCCTGGGCCGTGGTGATGTGCGCATCCTGACCGATACCGGTGCCGAGAAGCACATTCACATCGATGGCGGTGTGGTGGAAGTCTTGCGCAATCAGGTTTCGGTGTTGGCCGAAGCGGTAATCAGCAACGAATAG
- the ilvC gene encoding ketol-acid reductoisomerase: MAKLKFGNVEEEVVTREEFPLEKAVEVLKDETIAILGYGVQGPGQALNLKDNGFNVIVGQRKDSKTWEKAVADGWVPGKDLFELEEACERGTILQYLLSDAGQIALWPTVKKHLTAGKALYFSHGFGVTFNEQTGIVPPKDVDVILVAPKGSGTSLRRLFLEGKGLNSSYAIYQDATGRAYERVVALGIGVGSGYLFQTDFKKEVYSDLTGERGILMGALAGMFEAQYQVLRENGHSPSEAFNETVEELTQSLMPLVAENGMDWMYANCSTTAQRGALDWRHRFRDAALPVFKQLYESVSSGNEARITIEANRQSDYRVKLEEELKEMRESELWQAGATVRQLRPERQPQEDTVN; encoded by the coding sequence ATGGCAAAACTCAAATTCGGCAACGTTGAAGAAGAGGTCGTGACCCGCGAAGAATTTCCGCTGGAGAAGGCCGTCGAAGTGCTCAAAGACGAAACCATCGCCATTCTTGGCTACGGTGTGCAAGGCCCCGGTCAGGCACTGAACCTGAAAGACAACGGCTTCAACGTCATTGTCGGACAACGCAAAGACTCTAAAACCTGGGAAAAAGCTGTCGCCGACGGCTGGGTACCGGGCAAAGATCTTTTTGAGTTGGAAGAGGCCTGCGAACGCGGTACGATTCTGCAATACCTTCTTTCCGACGCCGGACAAATTGCGCTATGGCCCACGGTGAAAAAACACCTTACGGCTGGCAAGGCGCTTTACTTCTCGCACGGCTTCGGCGTTACGTTCAACGAACAGACGGGCATCGTTCCGCCGAAAGATGTGGACGTGATTCTGGTCGCCCCGAAGGGCTCGGGCACTTCGCTGCGCCGTCTTTTCCTCGAAGGCAAAGGACTGAACTCCAGCTACGCCATTTACCAGGACGCCACCGGCCGTGCTTACGAACGCGTGGTGGCGCTGGGCATCGGCGTAGGTTCGGGGTACCTGTTCCAGACCGACTTCAAAAAAGAAGTATACTCGGATCTGACCGGCGAGCGCGGCATTCTGATGGGTGCGCTGGCGGGTATGTTCGAGGCGCAGTACCAGGTGTTGCGTGAAAACGGCCACTCGCCGTCGGAAGCGTTCAACGAAACGGTAGAAGAATTGACACAGAGCCTGATGCCGCTGGTCGCCGAAAACGGCATGGACTGGATGTACGCCAACTGCTCGACCACCGCACAGCGCGGCGCACTCGACTGGCGTCACCGGTTCCGCGATGCGGCCCTGCCGGTCTTCAAACAATTGTACGAAAGCGTCTCTTCCGGCAACGAAGCGCGCATTACCATCGAGGCGAACCGCCAGTCCGACTACCGCGTGAAGCTGGAAGAAGAACTGAAAGAAATGCGGGAGTCTGAACTGTGGCAGGCCGGCGCTACCGTCCGCCAGCTCCGTCCGGAGCGTCAACCCCAGGAAGACACCGTGAACTAA
- a CDS encoding T9SS type A sorting domain-containing protein, with protein sequence MKYFNSFSISARLFILLAMVWSSTTVQGAAINSKASGAWNDPATWSCTCVPTSADDVTIEHAVTSTGNVSVNTLKFSTEWSPTFGHGQLTVASGTLSVAGGTISFGNNGQSTHSLTVASGATFTTSGIIQWLQAATITVNGTFYAGSFDVANGNNGNFNVGASGSATFAGNVNITSGPHYFNIDGYFQANSLSMDGSANFNVGPDGEVVIVEDVVIKNGQLDVDGTMDVGGDFTMSGGGRADVTGTLSVDGEMNLAYAGMVSGSGNISAGSCTNGNCPTFTPVPVELVNFQGEASAAGAMLSWQTASETENAGFTVERSPDGETYQEIGFVKGQGTSTRKQAYAFTDASFRGAAYYRLRQVDYDGTVTYHEPVLVRTASHERIDVYPNPFIDVITLWVSEIADAPQRVTLYSLQGQPVEVHEARHAEQKWELSLGHLPNGIYLLEITTRKERQHLRVIKQ encoded by the coding sequence ATGAAATACTTTAACTCTTTCTCAATTTCAGCGCGCTTGTTTATCCTGCTGGCGATGGTGTGGAGCAGCACTACCGTACAAGGAGCGGCGATCAACAGTAAAGCAAGTGGCGCCTGGAACGATCCTGCCACCTGGAGTTGTACGTGCGTGCCCACGTCTGCCGATGATGTAACGATAGAACACGCCGTTACCTCCACCGGGAACGTATCGGTAAATACCCTTAAGTTCAGCACCGAGTGGTCGCCTACGTTCGGCCACGGACAACTCACCGTAGCTTCCGGAACCTTATCGGTAGCGGGAGGCACCATTTCCTTCGGCAACAATGGGCAGAGTACACACAGCCTGACCGTAGCTTCGGGCGCCACGTTTACCACGTCAGGCATCATCCAGTGGCTGCAAGCTGCGACCATCACGGTCAACGGAACGTTTTATGCGGGCAGTTTCGACGTCGCGAACGGCAACAACGGGAATTTCAACGTCGGCGCTAGCGGATCTGCAACTTTTGCCGGCAATGTCAACATTACCAGCGGTCCCCATTATTTTAACATCGACGGGTACTTCCAGGCAAACTCCTTGTCGATGGATGGGTCGGCCAATTTCAATGTAGGACCCGACGGTGAAGTGGTGATTGTGGAAGACGTTGTCATCAAAAACGGTCAGTTGGATGTAGACGGTACCATGGACGTCGGCGGCGATTTTACCATGAGTGGCGGCGGGCGAGCCGATGTGACAGGCACGCTATCCGTAGACGGTGAGATGAACCTGGCGTATGCAGGTATGGTGTCCGGGTCGGGCAATATTTCGGCCGGGTCCTGTACCAATGGCAACTGCCCCACCTTTACGCCGGTTCCTGTAGAACTAGTGAACTTTCAGGGAGAGGCTTCGGCGGCAGGGGCCATGCTGAGCTGGCAGACCGCCTCTGAAACCGAGAATGCAGGCTTTACAGTAGAGCGGTCGCCCGATGGCGAAACCTACCAGGAAATCGGCTTCGTGAAGGGCCAAGGCACCAGCACCCGGAAACAAGCCTATGCCTTTACGGATGCTTCGTTTCGGGGGGCGGCCTATTACCGCCTCCGTCAGGTCGATTACGACGGCACGGTCACGTATCATGAGCCCGTACTTGTGCGTACGGCATCGCACGAGCGCATCGACGTGTATCCCAATCCGTTTATCGATGTCATCACGTTGTGGGTCAGCGAAATCGCTGATGCGCCGCAGCGGGTGACGCTCTATAGCCTGCAAGGCCAGCCGGTAGAAGTACACGAGGCGCGGCATGCTGAACAGAAGTGGGAACTGTCGTTGGGACACCTGCCAAACGGCATTTACCTCCTGGAAATAACAACACGTAAGGAGCGTCAGCACCTGCGAGTAATCAAGCAATAG
- the ilvA gene encoding threonine ammonia-lyase IlvA, with protein MRTEPYVLPRVEDIKSTSERLRPVVMETPLMPHWGSSQEFGCKVWLKREDLQVVRSYKIRGAYNKISSLPAELLENGVICASAGNHAQGVAFACHKLGIRGVIFMPNPTPQQKIDKVRQFGQEHVEIILHGDTFDDASRAATDYGREHHMAYIHPFDDEKVIEGQGTVGLEILQKATEPIDYLFLPIGGGGLAAGVSSLFKTLSPHTKIIGVEPTGAPAMQQSLERGEVVTLDQIDTFADGVAVRRVGEKTFEICRQLLDGLALVPEGKICQTMLQLYNQDAIVTEPAGALALAVLEQYRDEIKGKNVVCVISGGNNDIDRMAEIKERALLYQGLKHYFVVKFPQRAGALKEFVTHILGPEDDIVHFEYTKKTSRNKGPAVVGIELKRPDDFAPLVERMKAGNFFSEYLNERLDLFQYLV; from the coding sequence ATGCGAACAGAACCGTACGTTCTGCCCCGTGTGGAAGATATCAAAAGCACCAGTGAGCGTCTCCGTCCCGTTGTGATGGAGACGCCGCTGATGCCCCACTGGGGCTCTAGCCAGGAATTTGGCTGCAAAGTCTGGTTGAAGCGAGAAGACCTGCAGGTGGTGCGCTCGTACAAAATCCGGGGCGCCTACAACAAAATCAGCAGCTTACCAGCCGAATTGTTGGAGAACGGCGTGATCTGCGCCAGTGCAGGAAACCACGCGCAGGGCGTGGCCTTTGCCTGCCACAAACTCGGCATCCGGGGCGTCATTTTCATGCCCAACCCCACACCCCAGCAGAAAATCGACAAAGTCCGGCAGTTCGGGCAGGAGCACGTAGAGATTATTCTCCACGGCGACACGTTCGACGACGCCAGCCGTGCCGCGACCGACTATGGCCGTGAGCACCATATGGCCTACATCCATCCGTTCGACGACGAGAAGGTGATCGAAGGCCAGGGCACCGTAGGGCTTGAGATTCTGCAAAAAGCAACCGAGCCCATCGATTACCTGTTTCTACCCATCGGGGGCGGCGGGCTGGCCGCGGGTGTCAGCAGTCTGTTCAAAACCCTCAGCCCGCACACCAAGATCATCGGCGTGGAACCCACCGGGGCACCCGCCATGCAACAGTCGCTGGAACGTGGCGAAGTGGTAACCCTCGATCAGATCGACACCTTTGCCGACGGCGTGGCCGTGCGGCGGGTGGGCGAAAAAACCTTCGAAATCTGCCGTCAGCTTCTCGACGGCCTCGCGCTGGTTCCGGAAGGCAAAATCTGCCAGACGATGCTCCAGCTCTACAATCAGGACGCCATTGTGACCGAACCGGCTGGGGCGCTGGCGCTGGCGGTGCTGGAACAATACCGCGACGAAATCAAGGGCAAAAACGTGGTCTGCGTCATTTCCGGCGGCAACAACGACATCGACCGGATGGCCGAAATCAAGGAACGCGCGTTGCTCTACCAGGGACTCAAGCACTACTTCGTGGTGAAGTTTCCGCAACGGGCCGGGGCCCTGAAAGAGTTTGTGACCCACATTTTGGGGCCGGAAGACGACATTGTGCACTTCGAGTACACCAAAAAGACGAGCCGCAACAAAGGGCCCGCCGTCGTCGGCATCGAACTCAAACGCCCGGACGACTTTGCGCCGCTGGTCGAGCGCATGAAAGCCGGCAATTTTTTCAGCGAGTACCTCAACGAACGGCTCGATCTGTTCCAGTACCTCGTCTAG
- a CDS encoding methyltransferase domain-containing protein, with amino-acid sequence MESKAAVWQPHLYNDKHAFVYHYGESLIDLLAPQPGERVLDLGCGSGQLTAQLAERGCEVVGIDSSADMIADAQAKFPHLRFLVADAANFQLAPKFDAIFSNAVLHWVTDYQNAIRCLWENLRPGGRIVVEFGGKGNVQTIVDQLRKSLAARGYAQQAALQQWYFPSIGEYTPLLEQQGFRVTLAQHYDRPTELADEEKGIQDWLSMFGIGFFRGVSPEDQEAIKAEVQEAVKPLCFQNGKWYADYKRLRIQAVKA; translated from the coding sequence ATGGAAAGCAAGGCCGCCGTGTGGCAACCTCATCTGTACAACGACAAGCACGCATTTGTGTACCACTACGGCGAAAGCCTGATTGACCTCCTGGCCCCGCAACCGGGCGAACGGGTGCTGGACCTGGGATGCGGCTCGGGACAACTCACCGCCCAACTCGCCGAACGGGGGTGTGAGGTGGTGGGGATCGATAGTTCGGCCGACATGATTGCCGACGCACAGGCCAAATTTCCCCACCTCCGCTTTCTGGTCGCCGATGCGGCCAATTTTCAACTCGCACCGAAGTTCGATGCCATCTTCTCCAACGCGGTGCTCCACTGGGTGACGGACTACCAGAACGCGATTCGTTGTCTGTGGGAGAATCTGCGGCCCGGCGGCCGGATCGTCGTGGAATTCGGGGGAAAAGGCAACGTGCAGACTATCGTCGATCAGTTGCGAAAATCGCTGGCCGCACGGGGGTATGCGCAACAGGCGGCATTGCAGCAATGGTACTTTCCTTCCATTGGTGAGTACACGCCCCTACTGGAGCAGCAGGGCTTTCGGGTGACCTTGGCCCAACATTACGACCGACCGACCGAACTGGCCGACGAAGAAAAGGGCATCCAAGATTGGTTGTCGATGTTCGGGATCGGGTTTTTCCGGGGCGTCTCGCCCGAAGATCAGGAAGCGATCAAGGCCGAAGTGCAGGAGGCCGTAAAACCCCTTTGTTTCCAAAACGGAAAATGGTACGCCGACTACAAACGCCTGCGCATCCAGGCCGTGAAAGCGTGA
- a CDS encoding T9SS type A sorting domain-containing protein, translated as MGFVTGQGTSTQKNEYQFTDVASQQALFYRLRQVDHDGAMTYHKPVQVQTALSGRVEAYPNPFRGVLTLSVRELADAPQRVTVYSLQGQQMEVYEAAHTDRQWDLSLPHLPAGIYLLEVTTLTERQHLRVVKQ; from the coding sequence GTGGGATTCGTAACAGGACAGGGAACCAGCACGCAGAAAAACGAGTACCAATTTACCGATGTGGCTTCGCAACAAGCTCTTTTCTACCGGTTGCGGCAGGTAGATCATGACGGCGCCATGACCTACCACAAACCTGTGCAGGTACAAACAGCGTTGTCCGGTCGTGTCGAAGCCTACCCCAATCCGTTTCGCGGGGTACTTACCTTGTCGGTCCGTGAACTTGCTGATGCACCGCAGCGGGTGACGGTCTACAGTCTGCAGGGGCAGCAGATGGAAGTGTACGAGGCTGCCCATACAGATCGGCAATGGGACCTCTCCTTACCACACCTGCCCGCCGGTATCTACCTGCTCGAAGTCACTACGCTGACAGAGCGCCAGCACCTGCGGGTGGTCAAGCAGTAA
- the atpD gene encoding F0F1 ATP synthase subunit beta, with protein sequence MAEVVTTATNIGRVTQVIGPVVDVSFEGEGTKLPNILDALEVTKENGQIVVLECQQHLGEDRVRTIAMDSTEGMMRGMPVVAKGAPIKMPVGEEIKGRLFNVVGEAIDGIQQPATKGSLPIHRHAPKFEDLSTSTEVLFTGIKVIDLIEPYSKGGKIGLFGGAGVGKTVLIQELINNIAKAYSGLSVFAGVGERTREGNDLLREMIEAGIVTYGDEFMHGLEEGKWLLDKVDSEKLKDSKATFVFGQMNEPPGARARVALSGLTMAEYFRDGDGQGQGRDILFFVDNIFRFTQAGSEVSALLGRMPSAVGYQPTLATEMGAMQERITSTKRGSITSVQAVYVPADDLTDPAPATTFAHLDATTVLSRKISELGIYPAVDPLDSTSRILNRGVLGDAHYDCAQRVKEILQRYKELQDIIAILGMDELSDEDKMVVHRARRVQRFLSQPFFVAEQFTGLKGVLVDIQDTIKGFNMIMDGELDHLPEMAFNLVGTIEQAIEKGEKMVAAANKS encoded by the coding sequence ATGGCAGAAGTAGTTACAACGGCCACCAACATTGGGCGCGTGACGCAGGTGATCGGTCCGGTGGTGGACGTGAGCTTTGAGGGGGAAGGCACAAAACTTCCTAACATCCTCGATGCGCTTGAAGTCACCAAAGAAAACGGACAGATTGTCGTTCTGGAGTGCCAGCAGCACTTGGGCGAAGACCGTGTTCGGACCATCGCCATGGACTCTACCGAAGGCATGATGCGCGGAATGCCCGTCGTCGCCAAAGGGGCGCCCATCAAAATGCCCGTGGGTGAAGAAATCAAAGGCCGTTTGTTCAACGTAGTAGGCGAAGCCATCGATGGCATCCAACAGCCCGCTACCAAAGGCTCTCTGCCAATCCACCGTCACGCTCCTAAATTCGAAGACCTGTCCACTTCTACCGAAGTGCTTTTCACCGGAATTAAGGTAATCGACCTGATCGAGCCTTATTCAAAAGGTGGTAAGATCGGTCTGTTCGGAGGTGCCGGTGTCGGAAAAACCGTTCTGATTCAGGAACTGATCAACAACATCGCGAAAGCGTACTCGGGTCTGTCGGTATTTGCCGGTGTAGGCGAACGGACGCGCGAAGGAAACGACCTGCTGCGCGAAATGATCGAGGCAGGCATTGTAACCTACGGCGACGAGTTCATGCACGGCCTGGAAGAAGGCAAATGGCTGCTTGACAAAGTTGACAGCGAAAAGCTGAAAGATTCGAAGGCGACCTTCGTCTTCGGACAAATGAACGAGCCTCCGGGTGCGCGTGCGCGTGTGGCCCTGTCGGGTCTGACCATGGCTGAGTATTTCCGCGATGGCGATGGCCAGGGACAAGGACGTGACATTCTGTTCTTCGTCGATAACATCTTCCGCTTCACGCAGGCCGGTTCTGAAGTATCGGCACTGTTGGGTCGGATGCCGTCGGCCGTAGGATACCAGCCCACGCTGGCCACGGAGATGGGTGCCATGCAGGAACGCATTACGTCGACCAAGCGCGGTTCGATTACTTCGGTGCAGGCGGTTTACGTACCGGCCGATGACTTGACCGACCCCGCGCCGGCTACCACCTTTGCTCACCTGGATGCCACCACGGTATTGTCGCGTAAAATCTCCGAGCTGGGCATTTACCCGGCGGTGGACCCGCTCGACTCTACCTCACGAATCCTGAACCGCGGAGTACTGGGCGACGCTCACTACGACTGTGCGCAGCGCGTGAAAGAAATTCTGCAGCGGTATAAAGAACTGCAGGACATCATCGCCATTCTGGGTATGGACGAACTTTCGGACGAAGACAAAATGGTCGTACACCGTGCTCGCCGCGTGCAGCGCTTCCTGTCGCAGCCGTTCTTCGTGGCCGAACAGTTCACAGGTCTGAAAGGCGTACTGGTAGACATTCAGGACACCATCAAAGGATTTAACATGATCATGGATGGGGAACTGGATCACCTGCCCGAAATGGCCTTTAACTTGGTCGGTACGATCGAACAGGCCATTGAGAAAGGTGAGAAGATGGTCGCCGCAGCCAACAAAAGCTAA